One stretch of Euphorbia lathyris chromosome 7, ddEupLath1.1, whole genome shotgun sequence DNA includes these proteins:
- the LOC136201333 gene encoding uncharacterized protein, translated as MAGKQEVKHLEDCTVANALGTWFFSVAGALVAIPVGIKRKSLGPLVFFGTTGTMLDIITGVSQCEREYAEHQAKLLEAEAETSAADAESSGGGSES; from the exons ATGGCGGGGAAACAGGAAGTTAAGCACCTTGAGGACTGTACTGTTGCCAA CGCGTTAGGGACATGGTTCTTCTCGGTAGCGGGGGCTCTGGTAGCAATTCCGGTTgggataaaacggaaatctttAGGTCCCCTCGTGTTCTTCGGTACGACAGGCACAATGCTTGATATTATTACAGGAGTCAGTCAATGTGAGAGAGAATACGCAGAACACCAAGCAAAACTACTCGAAGCCGAAGCCGAAACTTCTGCGGCTGATGCAGAATCTTCAGGAGGAGGATCTGAATCATGA